The Anas platyrhynchos isolate ZD024472 breed Pekin duck chromosome 1, IASCAAS_PekinDuck_T2T, whole genome shotgun sequence genomic sequence TGTCCctcccccgtgtccccaaaccCTCGTGTCCCCGAACCCTCGTGTCCCCGAACTCCccgtccccaaacccccctgtccccaaaccccTTGTCCACATTTTCACGTCCCCCAAACCCTCGTGTCCCCAGACCCTGTGTCATCCCCAAGCCCCAAGTCCCCAAACCCTTGTGACCCCGAACCCTTGTGACCCCGAACCCCCTGTCCCCCAAACCccgtgtccccaaatcccctgtTCCCAAAAATCATGTCCCCAATCCCTCGCATCCCCAAACCCTTCTGTCCCcaaaccccatgtccccaaaccccctctACCCAAACCTCGATGTCCCCCAACCCCATGTCCTCAAAGCCCCGTATCCTCAAACCCCCTGTCCCCAAACTTCGTGtcatccccaaaccccccatCCTCAAACCCCAATCTCCCCAAACTCCCTGTCCCCAAACCTCGATGCCCCAAAACCCTCGTGTCCCCAAAACCCACGTGGCCCCTAaccctcccctcccatccccagaCACTCGTGGCCCCAAACCTCGTGGCCCCAAACtccctgtccccaaaccccATGGCCCCAAACCCCGCGTCCCCAACCCTTTGCTCACACCCAACCTCCCAACAcgagcagagcaggagcccaacccaaaccccaaaccccaaaattACGAGCGTGGCTTTTGGGATGAAAACCCAACCCCGCTCCCTTTGGGCAGCCCCATGAGGCCCTATAGGGCACCCCTAACCCTCGCTGAGTCCATCCCTGCCCCGTGACCCCAAACCCCGTGTCCCCAAACCCTTTTTACCCTCCAGACGTGCAGCCCCCCGAGGGGAAGAGCCGCGAGTGCCTGCTGAGCCTGGTGCTGCGGGACGCCTCCAAGACCTCGCTGTGCGCCGAGAGCGAGGACGACGCCGTGTAAGCACCCGAATCCCCTCAGTGGCCTCCACCCCACAATCATCCCGACCCTAAAAGAGCCTCGGTGGTGTGAGAAACCACCCCTCGGCCACCCACAAGTGACCATGGCCACGTTTCCATCGGGGTTTGTTGGTAAATGGTGCCAATCCTTATAGGATCGGGGCCGTGCCCTGCACGAGGAAACACCCACAGTCAGCTCTgatccctttttattttcattttggggTCAAAACCCTTAAAATGGGCTTAAAGGGGATGGAGGAAAGTATTAGGATCCCGATCTTGATCACAGCTGGATGGAAACTCCccaattttctgcttttcccctcAATTTAGGCATCGTTTCCCTGCCTCACGCAGACGGGGCGtccccaccccaaccccacacCCCGGTTAATTAGGAATTAATAATTAACAAATCCAGGTCACCGGGGGATTTGTGGGATCAGGGGAGCCACcaggtgtccccccccctcagTCCTCCTCCCTCTGCTTCGTTCGCAGGGCGTGGAAGCTGGCCCTGCTGGAGGCAAAATCCACCCCGGTGAGGCTCCCGCCACCCCAAAACATCCCCCAAAAGGGGGTTGGGTATTGGGGAAGGGGCTCAGGCGGCCCCAAACGCAGCCCCGTAAATGTGGGGGTGAGCCCGGGGGTCTGGGCTGATCGGTGCCTCCCCCATGGGGTGAAGGGAGTGGGGCAGAGTTAGGGGGATGGGGGAAAGTTAAGGGATGGGGGCAGAGTtaatggggaatgggggaagATTTAAGGGGAATGGGGGAGAGTTTAGGGGATGGAAGAAGAGTTAAGGAGAATGGGGGCCAAATTAAGGGGAATGGGGCAGATTTAAGGGGAATGGGGGAAGAATTAAGGGGATGGAGACCCATGTAAGGGGGCCATGGGCAGAGTTAAGGTGATGGGGTCACATTTAATGGGTTCAGGGGCAGAGTTTAGGGGAATAGGGACAGAGTTTAGGGGAATGGGGGCAGATTTAAGGTGATGGGGACAGAATTAAGGGGAATGGGGGAGAGTTAAGGGGATGGGGACGCAGTTAAGGGGAAGATGGGCAGGGTTATGGGGATGGGGTCCCAGTTAGGGGGATGAGGGACAGAGTtaaggggatggggacacatTTAAGGGGTTCAGGGACAGAGTTTAGGGGAATGGGGCAGAGTtaaggggatggggacagaattaaggggaatggggaagagttaaggggatggggacacatTTAAGGGGAAGATGGGCAGGGTCATGGGGATGGGGTCCCAGTtaaggggatggggacagagtTAAGGGGAATTGGGGCAGAGTTAAGGGGAATGGGGTAGAGTTAAGGTGATGGGGGCAGAGTTAATGGGATGGAAGAAGAGTTTAGGGGAATGGGGGCAGAGTTTAGGGGAGTGGGGTTACATTTAAGGGGTTCAGGGATAGAGTTAAGGGGAATGGGGGCAGATTTAAGGTGATAGGGACAGAATTAAGGGGAATGGGGCAGACTTAAGGGCATGAGGGACAGAGTTAAGGTGACGGGGACACATTTAGGGGTAACAGGGACAGAATTAAGGGGACGGGGCAGATTTaagaggagcaggggcagagttAAGGGGAACGGAGGCAGCACTTAGGGTGACGGGGACCCcaagagcagggaggtgatcgggATGCTTCAACAACACCTTCCCACAAAATTTGGGCACCGTGAGCAACCCCGCCAGccacttggggaaaaaaaaacccttcacATCCCGGGGTGCCGGCCTcgtgtccccccaccccaaccccttTTCCAGGTGCACGTCTACGACCCCTACGACGACGACTACTACCAGGCGGTGCCCATCGACTCCCACCAGGCCGCCTACGTCAGCTCGGGCCACTACGGCCACCAGTACGGAGGTGGGTGGCCCCAAATCCCCGCTCACCCCATaaatttggggtttgggggagccaaattgggctggggggggcgcgATTTACGCCCggtttggggattttggggaggcTGAGAGCAAGCCGGGTGCTACggggatggggtttgggggatgaGGGTGCTCGGGGGGGGTCTTGGtgttgtctgtgtgtgtgtatggggggggggcgcctttttggggtgcccccccagcctcgTTTTGTCTTGCAGCCCCCGGGGTGACCCACGTCATCGTGCGGGAGGATCCTTACCGCGTCTCCGGGGACCAGATGGCTTTGGGGTTGCTGGCGGGGGCGGCCACCGGCGCCGCCCTGGGCTCCTTCATGTGGATGCCGTGCTGGTTTTAGCCCCCCCATCCCATAAAACGCGGCCCCTTCGCTTCTCCAGCCCCCCCTGATCCCGGCTTCTGCATCCCAAAACCCGCACGCGGCTCcaaggaccccaaatccccaaatctGCCCCCCCTCGGCACCGCTCTGCAACCCCCAAAACCTCCAGGGGCTGGGAGTAAAAACCTTGGGTTTGGGGATGGTGG encodes the following:
- the PLEKHB1 gene encoding pleckstrin homology domain-containing family B member 1 translates to MALVKSGWLWRQSSILRRWKRNWFVLYLDGSLLYYHDQTQRDMDGRLHIKHSCRDVRIGPECRDVQPPEGKSRECLLSLVLRDASKTSLCAESEDDAVAWKLALLEAKSTPVHVYDPYDDDYYQAVPIDSHQAAYVSSGHYGHQYGAPGVTHVIVREDPYRVSGDQMALGLLAGAATGAALGSFMWMPCWF